A DNA window from Trypanosoma brucei brucei TREU927 chromosome 11 chr11_scaffold01 genomic scaffold, whole genome shotgun sequence contains the following coding sequences:
- a CDS encoding nucleolar GTP-binding protein 1 has translation MSTIYNFKTVTVVPSYKDFIDIVLSKTQRKTPTVVHKGYHISRIRQFYMRKVKFTQKTINEKLTHILTEFPRMDDIHPFYGDLMHVLYDRDHYKVALGQVGAVRHMVDNVGRDYVRLLKYGDSLYRCKQLKRAALGRMATACKKLTSALVYLEKVRQHMSRLPSIDPNARTLLITGFPNVGKSSFMNKVTRADVEVQPYAFTTKSLFVGHTDFKYASWQVIDTPGILDHSLEERNVIEMQAITALAHLRACILFFMDLSTQCGHSIAQQVSLFKSIGPLFTGKPVIVVFNKSDLCTFDDITAEEQSLVMTAIEECGAKWITTSTLTDAGVGGLKTLACETLLAHRSEQKEGSGRFQAIQNRLYCAVPQKRDNVERPAYVPPSVEEIRQRLASGEPVRERRKTERDYEWENGGPGQYQPNERKTWDLENPEWVDDIIPDIMDGHNIYDNVDPDIHERLMELEAEEDARLQELELEASKKRPQYELHESTVEAVRFIRDKIKVIKMERAMKNPSLRRTRRQSVAIEKFNKRTGSQVDRSATPGCSSETTNSSAKRGRSLSAAQEAVMRDRSSSHMSTKTTRGISSHSATRDRSLSVNRGEGYRDVNEKLRAVKLSKVVARPRNLQAKKGEGDRAIPNLRPKHLFTGKVKSNGRRDRR, from the coding sequence ATGTCGACAATCTACAATTTCAAAACGGTGACTGTTGTCCCCTCATACAAGGACTTCATCGACATTGTTCTTTCCAAAACGCAGAGAAAGACACCAACCGTGGTCCACAAGGGGTATCATATTTCCCGCATTCGTCAGTTCTACATGCGGAAGGTGAAGTTCACGCAGAAAACCATCAACGAAAAGCTCACCCACATCCTAACCGAGTTTCCGCGAATGGATGACATCCACCCGTTCTACGGCGATTTGATGCATGTATTGTACGACCGCGACCACTATAAGGTGGCGCTGGGTCAGGTCGGCGCGGTGCGACACATGGTGGATAATGTGGGCCGTGATTACGTGCGGCTTTTGAAATACGGTGACTCTCTCTACCGCTGTAAGCAGTTGAAGCGCGCAGCCCTTGGCCGCATGGCAACCGCTTGCAAAAAGCTCACGAGCGCTCTGGTATACCTGGAGAAAGTGAGGCAACACATGTCTCGACTGCCCTCTATTGACCCCAACGCCCGAACACTGCTTATCACGGGGTTCCCCAACGTCGGTAAGTCAAGTTTCATGAACAAGGTCACCCGCGCGGATGTAGAAGTACAACCCTATGCCTTCACAACAAAGTCTCTCTTCGTCGGGCACACGGACTTCAAGTATGCCAGTTGGCAGGTAATTGACACTCCGGGTATTCTGGACCATTCCCTTGAGGAGCGCAACGTTATTGAGATGCAAGCGATCACCGCACTTGCCCATCTTCGTGCGTGCATTCTCTTCTTCATGGACCTTAGCACTCAATGCGGGCATTCAATAGCCCAGCAGGTTTCCCTTTTCAAGTCTATTGGCCCCCTCTTCACTGGCAAACCGGTGATTGTCGTATTCAACAAGAGTGATCTGTGTACTTTCGACGACATTACGGCAGAAGAGCAATCTCTCGTTATGACAGCCATTGAAGAGTGTGGCGCCAAATGGATTACGACCAGCACGCTCACTGACGCCGGCGTAGGCGGCCTCAAGACTTTGGCGTGTGAAACGCTGCTTGCACATCGTTcggaacaaaaggaagggagcgGTCGGTTTCAGGCTATACAAAATCGTCTCTACTGTGCGGTGCCGCAGAAACGCGATAACGTGGAAAGACCTGCGTATGTTCCCCCTTCAGTGGAAGAGATTCGCCAGCGACTTGCATCCGGTGAGCCAGTGCGCGAGCGCCGCAAAACGGAACGGGATTATGAGTGGGAAAATGGGGGACCTGGACAGTACCAACCAAATGAGCGGAAGACATGGGATCTAGAGAACCCCGAATGGGTGGATGATATCATCCCTGATATCATGGACGGGCACAACATCTACGATAACGTAGACCCTGACATCCATGAGCGGTTGATGGAATTGGAAGCAGAGGAGGACGCACGTCTGCAGGAATTGGAGTTGGAGGCATCTAAGAAACGTCCACAATATGAGTTACACGAGTCTACTGTCGAGGCTGTTCGTTTTATCAGGGACAAAATCAAGGTGATTAAGATGGAGAGGGCTATGAAGAACCCTTCACTACGTCGCACTAGGCGGCAATCAGTTGCAATTGAGAAGTTTAACAAGCGAACGGGAAGCCAGGTCGATCGCTCAGCAACCCCTGGTTGTTCATCTGAAACCACGAATTCGTCCGCGAAGAGAGGTCGGTCCTTGTCCGCTGCACAGGAGGCAGTTATGCGGGACCGTTCATCTTCGCACATGTCTACCAAAACAACGCGTGGCATTAGTTCTCACTCTGCGACTCGCGATCGCTCACTTAGCGTAAACCGCGGCGAGGGGTACAGAGACGTCAATGAGAAGCTGCGTGCTGTGAAGCTGAGTAAGGTGGTCGCTCGCCCGCGCAACCTTCAAGCTAAGAAGGGAGAGGGTGATCGTGCCATACCGAACCTTCGGCCGAAGCATCTCTTCACGGGTAAGGTGAAATCTAACGGCAGACGCGACAGACGCTGA
- a CDS encoding ABC transporter, putative (similar to similar to Adrenoleukodystrophy protein homolog (ALDP). (Swiss-Prot:P48410) (Mus musculus)), with protein MSSVLDGLKQLLVASPFSHAKYALLVVIALLFQGVHKCVLARRANPSSPRRHAGKASGRHRRPTVRFDSTLFWRVVGLLRICFPSVLSPESGTMVALTLLLALRTRLTLMLSRVAGNNVKALVQKNFRELLLGIGDIALYALPATVVNVGIGYTISSIEWRFRERLQHALHKEYFQGRRVYDLATTGTVDNPGHRVTNDVQCFSRELAVLIPSILKPSMDIVTFSSALAEHGGHNESLLIFSYYAFVAVLFRLILPNFATMMAASHAKEGNLRTMHTQLLHHAEEVAFYRGADVERATADRLLRSYLRLESNIKRLKWWSTLVSSMFVEYGSTCVGLAVCGFAVARRADSMDAAGMAQLYARNAKLCTSLAKSIARLFSIHLKVSAVCGGAHRVGELQDSLRSLERNERETTLSLVEESSDDKIVFKNAYILSPSDKMILANYNATFKADRHVLIMGCNGAGKTALIRVITGVWSLREGSLKRPPPSQMVVLTQRVYLPPGTLRTQFTYPTSEADKRAGDIEDAKLVEFATRVGLRGLLTRVGGLDAWKEWSEVLSGGERQRVAFVRALYHRPTFVFLDECTSAVSQNIEPTLYKLLLDEGMTLITTSHRESLKKFHHDIMMLDGVGGYTETEVGQPRVTI; from the coding sequence ATGAGTTCTGTACTTGACGGGCTGAAGCAATTACTAGTCGCCTCCCCGTTCTCACATGCGAAGTATGCTCTTTTGGTGGTAATAGCACTACTGTTTCAGGGCGTACACAAGTGTGTGCTTGCTCGCCGAGCAAACCCATCATCGCCGCGACGACACGCAGGTAAGGCGTCCGGTCGACATAGACGACCCACTGTACGCTTCGACAGCACCCTCTTCTGGCGGGTTGTGGGGCTTCTCCGTATTTGTTTTCCCAGTGTTCTCTCCCCTGAATCTGGTACTATGGTTGCTTTGACGTTGCTGCTCGCCCTTCGCACCAGGTTGACGCTGATGTTGTCCCGGGTAGCCGGGAATAACGTTAAGGCACTCGTTCAGAAGAACTTTAGGGAATTGTTACTTGGCATCGGTGATATCGCTTTATATGCCTTACCCGCAACCGTAGTGAATGTGGGCATCGGCTACACAATTTCCTCAATAGAGTGGCGGTTTCGGGAGCGGCTTCAGCATGCTCTTCATAAAGAGTACTTCCAGGGGCGCCGGGTTTACGACCTTGCAACTACAGGCACCGTGGACAACCCGGGCCATCGTGTGACGAATGATGTCCAGTGCTTCAGCAGAGAACTTGCGGTTTTGATACCTTCTATACTAAAACCGTCGATGGATATCGTTACATTTTCTTCTGCGCTGGCCGAGCACGGTGGTCACAACGAATCCCTGCTCATATTTTCATACTACGCATTCGTTGCCGTGCTATTTCGACTAATTCTTCCAAACTTTGCAACTATGATGGCAGCCAGTCACGCAAAGGAGGGCAACCTTCGCACGATGCACACCCAGCTCCTTCACCACGCGGAAGAGGTGGCGTTTTACCGCGGTGCAGATGTTGAGCGTGCGACTGCTGATCGTCTCCTTCGATCGTACCTGCGATTGGAAAGTAACATTAAGCGCCTTAAGTGGTGGAGCACCTTAGTCAGCTCGATGTTTGTTGAGTATGGATCGACGTGCGTCGGTTTAGCAGTTTGTGGATTCGCTGTTGCCCGTCGTGCAGATAGCATGGATGCCGCTGGTATGGCGCAACTGTATGCACGGAACGCGAAGCTGTGTACTTCGTTGGCCAAATCCATCGCAAGGCTTTTTTCAATCCACCTAAAGGTAAGCGCTGTGTGTGGCGGCGCCCATCGTGTTGGGGAGCTACAGGATTCTCTTCGTTCCCTCGAGCGAAACGAACGGGAGACGACGCTAAGTTTGGTGGAAGAGTCCAGTGACGATAAGATTGTGTTTAAGAACGCGTACATTCTCTCCCCATCTGACAAGATGATTCTTGCCAATTACAACGCAACATTCAAGGCGGACCGGCACGTCCTCATAATGGGTTGTAACGGAGCTGGAAAGACGGCCCTCATCCGCGTTATCACTGGCGTGTGGTCCCTGCGTGAGGGCTCCCTGAAACGTCCTCCCCCATCCCAGATGGTTGTACTGACGCAGCGGGTTTACCTCCCCCCGGGGACCCTACGGACTCAATTCACTTACCCAACCTCCGAGGCAGACAAGCGGGCAGGTGATATCGAAGACGCCAAACTTGTAGAGTTTGCCACCCGCGTTGGGTTGAGAGGACTGCTGACGCGCGTGGGAGGGTTGGATGCATGGAAAGAATGGTCAGAGGTGCTGTCTGGAGGTGAGCGGCAGCGCGTGGCGTTTGTTCGCGCACTTTACCATCGGCCAACCTTTGTGTTTTTAGACGAGTGCACGAGCGCGGTGTCCCAAAACATTGAGCCAACGTTGTACAAATTACTTTTGGATGAGGGTATGACGTTAATAACGACATCTCACCGTGAATCGTTAAAGAAGTTTCATCATGATATTATGATGTTGGATGGTGTGGGCGGATACACAGAAACGGAGGTGGGGCAGCCCAGGGTAACCATTTGA
- a CDS encoding protein kinase, putative has protein sequence MDVSRRLAGENHDFRRSTQVPALCTKPQGGKGMRLNVLHEGAVPANDFHSAHLTPYEMDEIKGYSEVYYVGQNCDRKVQAPVEGGHNKGYDDERGDYLIRLRDHIAYRYEVLSTLGSGSFGQVVKAVDHCKNCTVALKIIRNRKRFTAQAKIEVQILSHLKKGDPSGIYGIVQMIDNFTFRSHVCITYELLGCNLYTYLKQRRFKPLPLDVVRKIGAGVLVSLSYMWRENIIHCDLKPENILLRSPNDTAVKVIDLGSSCFENARLFTYIQSRFYRAPEVLLGCPYSRCIDLWSYGCVLCELASGYPIFPGESEQEQMACIMEFLGTPPRDFILRSPRKHEFFEASANYSPKLVPNSKLKIRFPGTKNIAAFLGLPEGDPFVSFVKLFLEWVPDSRATPRRAMKHPWIADEVNELLSKQKRNTAATGEDDSESKFHKALPRLPKIGKRGTDRCGC, from the coding sequence ATGGATGTCTCTCGCAGGTTGGCGGGTGAAAACCATGACTTCCGCAGGAGCACGCAGGTTCCTGCGCTCTGTACGAAACCGCAAGGGGGCAAGGGGATGCGGCTAAATGTGTTGCACGAAGGTGCAGTCCCCGCTAATGACTTTCATTCCGCTCATCTTACTCCGTACGAGATGGACGAGATAAAGGGCTACTCGGAAGTATATTACGTTGGCCAAAATTGTGACCGCAAGGTTCAGGCACCGGTGGAAGGAGGCCATAACAAGGGGTATGATGATGAAAGAGGGGACTACCTCATCAGACTACGTGACCACATCGCATACCGCTACGAGGTTTTAAGCACACTGGGGAGTGGTTCCTTCGGACAGGTGGTTAAGGCAGTTGATCACTGCAAGAACTGTACTGTAGCGCTAAAGATTATCCGCAACAGGAAACGCTTCACCGCACAAGCAAAGATTGAGGTGCAGATTTTGAGTCATTTGAAGAAAGGTGACCCCTCAGGGATCTACGGAATAGTCCAAATGATTGATAATTTCACCTTTCGTTCCCATGTCTGCATTACATACGAGCTGTTAGGATGTAACTTGTACACTTACTTAAAGCAACGCAGGTTCAAGCCATTGCCGTTAGACGTCGTTCGCAAGATTGGGGCTGGTGTTCTCGTGTCTCTTTCCTACATGTGGCGAGAGAACATTATTCATTGTGATCTGAAGCCGGAAAACATACTCCTCAGGTCACCCAATGACACGGCAGTGAAAGTGATTGACTTGGGCTCCTCTTGCTTTGAAAACGCCCGTTTGTTCACCTACATCCAATCGCGCTTCTACCGTGCACCCGAGGTACTTCTAGGGTGTCCCTACTCCAGGTGCATAGATCTTTGGAGTTATGGATGTGTTCTTTGCGAGCTCGCCTCCGGCTACCCCATTTTCCCAGGTGAAAGCGAGCAGGAACAGATGGCGTGCATAATGGAGTTTTTAGGGACCCCGCCGCGTGATTTTATACTTCGTTCCCCGCGCAAACATGAGTTTTTTGAAGCAAGCGCAAATTATTCACCCAAATTAGTTCCCAACAGCAAACTTAAGATACGCTTTCCGGGAACCAAGAATATTGCGGCGTTCCTTGGACTGCCGGAGGGAGATCCATTTGTCAGTTTCGTTAAGCTGTTCCTTGAGTGGGTTCCGGACTCGCGTGCCACTCCTCGGCGGGCGATGAAGCACCCGTGGATCGCTGATGAGGTCAATGAATTATTAAGTAAGCAAAAGCGGAACACAGCGGCCACTGGCGAAGATGATAGTGAGTCTAAGTTCCACAAAGCCCTTCCGCGCTTGCCTAAGATAGGCAAACGTGGGACCGACAGATGCGGGTGCTAG
- a CDS encoding metacaspase, translated as MSSEKVAGYVQCVVGIIFGVVTGGASIYVTIAMELLQVAVPYVLVTLGLQRRPPKGGVDKAMAEAESVEAEVMKKPSKQQRSFRALFIGIDYKGTPAELRGCQADAVMMAGTMEKIGIPITERCVLMDTDDPRFNAIKPTRANILQHMAWLVKDAKPGDALFLHYSGYGAQVRAEEDKEEEFDQCIVPCDYEENGCILDNELHEIISTLPRGVRLTAVFDCSHAGTLLDLPFSLICSSNDCSAVGEMKRIRTGGDVNAHVLMFSACGDDEAAADLPNAGDFVEGASGSGGAATQCFISMLLNKTPGTIYSLLSTTRDKLREKGFKQSPQMSASRCLSLTEKFTLTELFSVAEPCPNILTGEPRWKTTPLGGK; from the coding sequence ATGTCGTCTGAAAAAGTCGCTGGCTATGTTCAGTGCGTCGTTGGCAttatatttggtgttgtcaCAGGAGGCGCATCAATATATGTCACGATCGCGATGGAGCTCCTTCAAGTCGCTGTGCCATACGTTCTGGTAACTCTCGGTCTTCAGCGCCGACCTCCAAAAGGTGGTGTCGACAAAGCGATGGCGGAAGCAGAGAGTGTCGAAGCGGAGGTCATGAAGAAACCCAGTAAGCAGCAACGATCTTTCCGTGCACTTTTTATTGGCATTGATTATAAAGGAACTCCAGCTGAGCTCCGGGGGTGTCAGGCTGACGCGGTGATGATGGCCGGCACAATGGAAAAAATTGGCATTCCGATTACTGAGAGGTGCGTCCTTATGGATACCGACGACCCCAGGTTTAACGCCATCAAGCCCACACGAGCGAACATCTTGCAGCACATGGCATGGCTTGTTAAGGACGCGAAGCCTGGCGATgccctttttcttcactatTCCGGTTACGGTGCACAGGTGCGTGCGGAGGAGGATAAAGAGGAGGAGTTCGATCAGTGCATTGTGCCCTGTGACTACGAAGAAAATGGTTGCATACTGGATAATGAGCTTCACGAAATCATATCAACACTACCAAGGGGAGTCCGTCTGACAGCCGTGTTCGACTGTTCGCACGCGGGGACGCTCCTTGACCTTCCGTTCAGTCTcatttgcagcagcaacgacTGCTCTGCAGTGGGTGAAATGAAACGCATCCGCACAGGTGGTGATGTTAATGCCCATGTACTCATGTTTTCCGCCTGTGGAGACGACGAGGCAGCTGCTGACTTGCCCAATGCTGGAGACTTCGTGGAAGGCGCCTCTGGCTCCGGTGGTGCCGCCACACAGTGCTTCATTTCCATGTTGTTAAACAAGACACCAGGAACTATCTACAGCCTCCTCTCAACAACACGTGATAAACTGAGGGAAAAGGGATTCAAACAGTCGCCGCAAATGAGTGCGTCGAGGTGCCTCAGCCTAACCGAGAAGTTTACGTTAACCGAGCTTTTCTCGGTGGCCGAACCGTGCCCTAATATCCTAACTGGAGAACCGCGTTGGAAAACCACCCCTCTTGGTGGAAAATAA